The genomic stretch AATCGGTTTTATCGCTGCAAAGATATAAACTATTGTGCATCGCTCCAATAAAGTAGCCCGTTATCGGTTTTTATCATGCTCTTGTCGAGCAGCCAGCGTATTATTTCCAAACTTTTTTCGGGCGAAAATGGTATGCTATCTACTAGTGCTTCTGCCGATATAGGTTGGTCTAGGAGTAATTTCTGTATAGCGGATTTAATCTGACGCTCCTCTTCTGCTGTTAAACCTACCGTTGCCAATGCCTTGCACACATCGCAAAGCCCGCAAGGTTTGCCGCTAGTTTCCCCAAAGTATGCAAGTAACTGTTGGCTTCGGCATACGGTTGTGCACTCGGCATACTGAAGGGTGGCTTCAATACGCTGCTTAAACCTTGTTTTGCGGTCGAGATAGGTTTCAGGGGAAATTCTTATGTTTTTCTGATCGAGCCGCTCCTCCATCATGATGAGCAGTGGTGTACGCTTCTTTGGAAAATAGTAAATTACACGCATCCGCTCCATCTGTTTTAGCAGTTCTTGCATCTTTTCGCCGGCAATGCCGGCTCGTTTGCCCAATGTCTCTTCCTCTATTTTAACAAAACCAGAGAATAGTCCGGGGTAGGTGCGCAGTAGGAGTTTTATTATTTTATCGATGTCGGGGTTGGCCACTTGCAGCTTATAGAGCTCATCACGCTCCATAATAAACATGAGTTTCGATGGATTATTTACCTCATCCGTGAGTTCGAGGTAGCCCTCCATTTGGAGTATTTTCAAGGAATTGTAGGCTCGCAGCGCATTGAATTTGTAGTGGGCTGCAAAATCTTGTAATTTAAAGTCGTGCACCGAATCTTTTCCTGCTCCAATGGGGATTTGGAGGTAGTTGCACAGCGATTGGTAAGTGAGTTTGATCTCTTCAATGGGAGGAAAGGAGGTTTCGATGCGCTGCTCCAACTTGTTTCGGTCCGATGGGCTGAATAGTAAAATGGCAAAGGCTGTTTTTTCATCACGGCCAGCTCTTCCAGCCTCTTGAAAGTAGGCTTCGGGAGAGTCAGGTAGATCGGTGTGGACCACAAACCGCACATCCGATTTATCGATTCCCATCCCGAAGGCGTTAGTGGAAACTATGATTCGGGTTTTTCCTTGCTTCCAGTTGTTTTGCTTTGTGCTTCGCGCTTCATAGCCAAGTCCTGCATGGTAGTAGTCGGCCGAAAAACCATTCTTTACCAAGAGTGCTGCCGTTTCCTTTGCCGATTGCCGGTTGCGAACATACACAATACCGCAACCAGGAATCTTCTCAATGAGCTTCACGAGCAACTTCTGCTTGTCCTCGGTTTCCCGAACCACGTAAACCAAGTTTTTTCGTTCGAAACTCTTCTTTATTATATTTTTCTTTCGAAACCTGAGCTTTTCCTGAATATCTTCTACCACGGCAGGCGTAGCCGTTGCTGTTAGTGCAAGGATGGGGACATTGGGCAGCAATTCACGTATTTCGGAAATCTTCATGTAGTTTGGCCTGAAGTCGTAGCCCCATTGTGATATGCAATGCGCTTCGTCTACGGCAATCATGCTTACGGTCATCCCCCGAAGTTTGTCGGTGAATAGTTGGGTGCTCAGACGTTCCGGTGAGAGGTAAAGAAATTTATAGCGCTGGGTGGTAGCATTTTCCAAAATAATATCAATCTCCCGTCGGCTCATGCCCGAATGAACTGAGAGTGCCTTTATTCCCTTCTTTTCCAGATTCTCAACCTGATCCTTCATGAGTGCAATAAGTGGGGATACCACAAGGCAAATACCCTCCATTGCCATTGCTGGCACTTGAAAGCAAATGGATTTTCCTCCGCCGGTTGGCAGTAAGGCCAGCGTATCCTTTCCTTCGAACACAGATTGGATAATCTCCTTTTGCATAGGCCTAAATTGGGAGTATCCCCAATAGCGGAGAAGAATTTCGTTGAATTGTTCCATCGTTCACAAATGTATTGCTTGCTGACGTAATCTGCAAGAAGAATCGAACTGCTGTGAGGCAAGACTTTTTACTACAAAAAGAATATTGATTTGATTGATGAATAATTTAAAAGGCTTTTTTTGCCGTTATAACATGCCCTTTAGTCTTTTCTTTGCCTATCTATCTTACCATTTGCTACATATTCAGCTTTAAATGGTGTTTTCAATTGATCGGGTTCTGATTGATTTTGTTTATTTCGCTCTCATTATTGTGCTTTCATTTTTGCAATTCGCCCGTCAGGTTGTTTGTTTTTCCTGTTTTTAACTTTGCCTTTTTACTTTTTTTGTTCTTACTATTTTCCGTTAAAAACAGCTATTTTCCATGGTTGGAGTGCTATTTGAAGCGCAAGGCCAATTCCTTTGGGTATTTTTTTGTACTTTAGCGCAATTTTTAAACAATAATAACGCTACGCCATGTCATTCCTAAACGATAAGCTGGTAGGCGAAGGACTCACCTTCGATGATGTACTGCTTGTTCCTGCCTACTCAGAGGTTTTGCCGCGAAACGTTGATGTATCAACACGGTTTAGCCGCAATATTGAGCTTATGGCTCCCATTGTTTCCGCAGCAATGGATACTGTTACCGAATCGGCCTTGGCCATTGCTATTGCTCGGGAAGGTGGTATTGGTGTGATTCACAAGAATATGAGCATCGAAAAGCAAGCTGCTCAGGTTCGTGCTGTGAAGCGTGCCGAAAACGGAATGATTTACGATCCAATTACTATTAATAAAGATTCCAATGTTGGCGACGCCATTGCGCTTATGCGCGACTACAAAATTGGTGGAATACCGGTTGTCGACGAAAACAAACGGCTAATTGGTATTGTCACCAACCGCGATTTGCGGTTCCAGGAGGACTTTAAGTGTCCTATTATCGATGTAATGACTAAGGAGAATATTATTACTACCGGTATTGAAACGGATTTAGTTCGTGCCTCGGCAATTCTTCAGCGCCATAAAATCGAGAAGTTGCCGGTTGTCGATGAAAATAATAAGTTGGTAGGGCTTCTTACCTTTAAGGATATTACTAAAATTAAGGATAATCCACGGGCTAGTAAAGATTCAAAGGGACGTTTAAGAGTGGCTGCTGGTGTGGGAGTTACTTTCGATACCATGCTCCGCGTTGATGCACTTGCCGATGCTCAGGTTGATGCTCTTGTTATTGATACTGCACACGGCCATACTATGGGCGTGGTAACCATGCTCAAGGAGGTTAAGGCTAAATACCCTAACATTGACGTGGTGGTAGGGAATATTGCTACAGCCGAGGCCGCCCTTATGCTTGCTGAGGCGGGTGCCGATGCGGTAAAGGTGGGCATTGGACCAGGTTCTATTTGCACCACCCGCATTATTGCAGGTGTTGGTGTACCGCAGCTTACAGCCATTTACGATGTGGCAAAGGCGCTTAGGGGTAAAAATGTTCCTATCATTGCCGACGGAGGGATTCGCTACTCTGGTGATATTGTTAAGGCAATTGCTGCTGGTGCCAGTACCATAATGGCTGGATCGTTATTTGCAGGGACAGAGGAGTCACCGGGCGAGACGATTATTTTTAATGGACGAAAGTTTAAGTCATATAGAGGGATGGGTTCCGTTGAGGCCATGCAGCAAGGATCTAAGGACCGTTACTTCCAAGATGTGGAGGATGATGTAAGCAAGTTAGTTCCCGAAGGTATTGCAGCACAGGTTCCATACAAGGGAACGCTCAGCGAAGTTCTCTACCAACTTATTGGTGGATTACGTGCAGGCATGGGCTACTGCGGTGCTGCTAATGTTACAGCCTTAATGAGTGCTCGATTCGTGCGTATCACTAACTCCGGAATATTGGAAAGCCATCCCCACGATGTAACTATCACCCGGGAAGCACCAAATTATTCTCGTTAGTAGAATTAATTCTTAATTCCAGCGTTACCTAAGCTGGATCGTTTAGATAATTGGATATGATTAAGAAAATTCTTGTAGTCACTATTTTGACCTTTAGCCTAGCAGTAATTGCTCGGTCTCAGTCTTTGGATAAGATAGCCCTGAAGATTAATGGAAAACCTATTACTCTTGGTGAGTTCAACTACCTTTTTACCAAAAATAGAGCAGCAAACGCAGCAGTCGATAGCCAACAGTTGGCCGATTATGTTAAACTTTTTGTTGACTACAAGCTTAAGGTTGAGGCAGTTTTATCTAAAAAGATGGATACCACCTCGGCCTTTCGCAGCGAACTGGCAGGATATCGGGTGCAACTGGCGTCACAATACCTTACTGATACCACCGCGGACGCTAGGGTGCTCAACGAAGCGTATGGTTTTATGCAGTATGATCTAAGGGCGTCGCACATCCTTGTTGCATTAAGTCCTGGGGCAACACCTTCCGATACTTTGACCGCATATAACCGAACTCTTGAACTTCGCGCAATGATTCTGGCCAATGCTCCTTTCGATTCACTCGCAAGAGCATTTTCAACCGATCCATCGGCAAAATCCAACGGAGGTGATCTTGGATATTTTACTGCATTCCGTATGGTATATCCTTTCGAACGCGCGGCCTATCGGTTATCGGTTGGTGAAGTGTCGCCTCCAGTGAGGACTAAGTTCGGGTATCATATTATTAAATTAACAGATAAGCGTAAGGCTAGGGGCGAGGTGAAAGTTGCCCATATTATGGTTCTAATTCCAAGAACTGGCAGTGAGACCGATTGGGACAATGGGCTGGCTCGCATTAGTTCGGTTAGAGAAAAGATAATGCGGGGTGCCGATTTCGGCCAGCTGGCTGCAGAAGTGTCCGATGATAAAGGAACTGCACAGAGTGGGGGCGTTCTTCCGCAATTTGGGATTGGTCGTATATTGCCCACGTTTGCGGATGGGGCTTTTGCGCTTACCACCATTGGCGAGGTTAGCATGCCTATTCGCTCACAGGCGGGTTGGCATTTAATTAAATTACTCGAAAAGCATCCTGTTGGCTCATTTAGTGACGTGAAGGGAGAGTTGAAGGAAAAAATATCGCGTGATGAGCGTATTCTTGCAGGGCAAACTAGTTTTGTTGCCACGCTGAAGAAGAAATATGGTTATAAGATGAACCAGCAAAACATCGATGCCGTTGCCAATCTTCTCGATACAACATTCTCAGTAGGTAAATGGAGTGCTGAGGCGGCACTGAAGATGAAGAAAATCGTGTTCGCATTTGCAAATCAGAAGGTATCGCAGTATCAGTTTGCTCAATATCTACAAACCAAGCAAGGTCAGCCTATTGAAGATGCAAAATTGTTTGCAAACGAGGCGTTAATTGGCCTGTCGGCTGAGAAGTTATTAGCCTACCAATCGGAGAAACTGGAAAAGACTTATCCGAACTTTCGCTTCTTGATGAACGAGTACCACGATGGTATTTTGCTTTTTGATATATCGGACAAAACCGTTTGGAGCAAAGCATCAAAGGATAGTTCGGGTCTAGTGGCATTTTATGAGCGGAACAAGGCAAATTACCTTCGCCCCTTGATTGCTAATGCTGCGGTTGCAATATTCTCCGATAGCACCACTGCCATGTATGCAAAGGCAGACTTAATGGAGATGGATTTAAATTCGATGGTTCTGGATTCATTGAAGGGACTTATGCTGAATAAATATCAAGCGACCAATTTCTCAAGTGGAAGTTATAACCCTAGCGATCATCAACTTATTTCGAAGGTTATTCCTTTAGTTCCCGGAATTCATTTCTTGGAAACCGGCAACCAAACGAGTTGCTTGATAATTGTAAAAAGTGTCGAAAAAGATTATGTTCCTGCTCTTGATGAAATTCGTGGAGTCGTTATTTCAGGTTATCAGGATGAACTCGACCATCTTTGGGTGAAGCAGTTGAGGTTGCAGTATCCGGTTGTAGTCAATTGGGCTGTGATCTCCACACTAGTAAAGAAATAGTTACCATGAAATTTTTAACTGTAAATAGTAGTAAAACGGATTGGTTCCGTTATCAGATATTTCTGTCAGGGTTGGTTAGTGCTAAAAATCACATTAGAATGAAAACCTGTTTGTTCAGTTTTCTTATGCTCTCGATTTTTGCAAGTTGTAGTTTGCTTTCCGGAAAGGAATCAGAGAAACCGGTGGCAAAGGCTTATGGTAAGGAACTCTATCTTTCCCAAATTCTAGAGATATTTCCTCCAGGAATGGGGAAAGAGGATTCTGTTCAGATTCTTAAGAACTACCTTGAAGGATGGGTTCGCAAACAAGTGATTTTGCAGCGTGCCGAAAGTAATCTCACCAGCGATCAAAAGAATGTGGATCAATTGATAGAGGATTACCGTACTTCGTTGCTTATTTATAAGTATGAACAGAAATACTTGTCGCAGAAGCTCGATACGATTATTTCCGAAGATCAGGTTCGCACTTTTTATGATAGCAATAAGGATAATCTTGTGCTGATGAACTCTATCGTAAAAGCACTTTTTGTTAAGATAAGTAATAGTTCACAAGCGTTGGAAAAAGTGAAAGAACTTTATCGATCGAATAAGGATGAGGAGATTAAAGCCCTAGATGATTTATGCTTACAGGGAGCAGCAAAATACGATTACTTCAACGAGCAGTGGGTGTCATTTAATTATGTTTTGGGTGAGGTTCCGTATCAGCCCGACAGTCAGGAAGATTTTCTACGAAAAAATCAAAGTTTGGAGTTTAAGGATAGCCTTTTTACCTATCTTTTGAATATTAAAGATTATAAGCTGAAGGGAGAATTGGCTCCTTTGGGTTATGAGAGAGAAAATATTAAGTCCATTATTCTAAATCAGCGAAAACAAGTTCTTATTAAAGATCTTGAAATTAAAATGTATAACGAGGCACTTAATCGCGGTCAGTTGAAAGTGTTTGTTCAATAGAGGAGAAAAATATGAATAAAGTTACAAAAGTATTAGTTAGCTCTTGCTTTGCATTAGCACTTCTTTCAACGGCTGCTATTGCAGTGGCTCAGAAAGTCTCGGTAGACCAAGTTGTCGCCGTGGTCGGCTCCGACGCTATTCTACTTTCCGAAATTGAGCAGGAAGTAATGCAGATGCGGGCCGAAGGTTTACCGGTGAATGAAACCAGCCGATGCACTATTCTAGAGAATATGATGATTCAGAAAATACTTCTAAATCAAGCTCGGATTGACTCGATTATTCCGAATATGGCACAGGTGGAGTCTCAACTGGAGCAGCGCTTGGCTTTCTTTTCGAACCAGTTGGGATCGCAAAAGGCTGTTGAGGAGTATTTCAAAAAGTCTATCTATGATATTAAGGCCGATTTGAAGGAGTCGCTCCGCGATCAAATCCAAACGCAGCAAATGCAGTCGAAAGTTTCTGAAAAGGTAACCATTACCCCTTCGGAGGTGAAGGCTTTTTACAAGCAGATGCCATCGGATTCTTTGCCAATGATTAACCAACAATATGAGATACTTCAAATAGTTAAAACTCCCTCTGCTGCTTCGCAGGCAAAATTTAATGTAAAGGAGAAGTTGCTGGAACTAAGGCAGCGTATTGTGGATGGGGAAAAATTCTCCTCCTTGGCTATACTTTATTCTGAAGATCCAGGTTCTGCCCGCCGTGGTGGTGAGCTGGGTTTTCGTTCTCGGGGCGAGTTGGTAAAACCGTTTGCCGATGCAGGATTTAACCTAAAACCAGGTCAGGTTTCACAAATTGTGGAATCGGAATATGGTTACCATATTATTCAACTCATCGAAAAGAAGGATGACAAGGTGAATGTGCGCCATATCCTAATGAAGGTAAAATTTGCTCCTGGCGAGGAGATGGAGGCTATTCGATCACTCGACAGTATCGCCACTGCTATTCGTCACGATAGCATTACCTTTGCTCGTGCAGCTATGAAGTATTCCGATGACAAAAACACCAAGGTTAATGGTGGTCTGTTGGTGAATAGTCAAGCAGGATCTTCTAAATTCGAGAAGGATCAATTGATGCCTGCCGATTATTTCGCACTAAAGGAATTGAAGGAGGGAGAAATCTCATCGGCCTTTGAATCACGCGATGAAACAGCAAATGTTGTTTATAAAATAGTTTCTGTAAAGCGGATTCTCCCTGCGCACAAGGCCAATATTAAGGACGACTATGATGTAATTCAGGGTATTGCCCTTCGGAAACTTCAACAAGAATTCTTCCTTAAGTGGCTCGATCAGAAGAAAAAGGGCATGTTTATTCGTATTGATCCCCAGTTTGCCAAATGTGATTTCAAAGGAGAAGGTTGGGTGAAGTAGTAGTTTTTTTGATCTTTATTCTTTAGTATGCAAATTGGTAAGGTTGTTGTTTTAGCAATAGTTGCAGTGGCGGGAGTGGCGTTTGTGGGCGCTGCACAGAGTAGATTACGTATTGATTATGCCGACTATTTAACCTCACAATCAGATGCAAGTGGACAGTCGGTAGAAAGATTAACGGGCAACGTACGTCTTATTCATGATGGAACGGTTATGCTTTGCGACGTTGCCAATCGTTATAGTTCAGATAGGATTACTGCAAATGGGAATGTTCGGGTTATTCGGGATGGCGTTACCCTTACCGGCGAGCAGTTGGTTTACGATGCTATCACTCGACAAGGGGTAGTAACCGGGAGAGTGGTTAAACTGGTTGACGATTCAACCGTTTTGGTTACCAATTCCATCAAATTTGATACTAAGTTAAACGTTGCTGAATATACTACAGGTGGTACCATTACCAGTCCCGATGGTGATCTTGTGAGTCAATACGGGTATTACTATAGAGAACAAAAGAAGGCTGTTTTTAAGGGGAGTGTAGTGCTGAAAACGGGGGAGAGCATTATTAAGTCGGACTCATTAATGTATTTGGTCGCGACACAAACCGCTGTTTTTATTGCTCCCACCGATGTAACAACACCCAAGGAGCATATGACGTTCAACAGGGGACGATACTTTCGGAAATCGGGGTTGATGATTGCCTCTGGTTCGGTTTACCTGCTCGATGAGCATAACCGCGAAGTGCTTTCCGATTCTATTGAGTACTATCGTGATAATGGATTGGCAAAACTCTTTGGGAATGTTCAAATTGCCGATTCGGCACGTAAAAATTATCTTTTAG from Williamwhitmania taraxaci encodes the following:
- a CDS encoding RecQ family ATP-dependent DNA helicase, whose amino-acid sequence is MEQFNEILLRYWGYSQFRPMQKEIIQSVFEGKDTLALLPTGGGKSICFQVPAMAMEGICLVVSPLIALMKDQVENLEKKGIKALSVHSGMSRREIDIILENATTQRYKFLYLSPERLSTQLFTDKLRGMTVSMIAVDEAHCISQWGYDFRPNYMKISEIRELLPNVPILALTATATPAVVEDIQEKLRFRKKNIIKKSFERKNLVYVVRETEDKQKLLVKLIEKIPGCGIVYVRNRQSAKETAALLVKNGFSADYYHAGLGYEARSTKQNNWKQGKTRIIVSTNAFGMGIDKSDVRFVVHTDLPDSPEAYFQEAGRAGRDEKTAFAILLFSPSDRNKLEQRIETSFPPIEEIKLTYQSLCNYLQIPIGAGKDSVHDFKLQDFAAHYKFNALRAYNSLKILQMEGYLELTDEVNNPSKLMFIMERDELYKLQVANPDIDKIIKLLLRTYPGLFSGFVKIEEETLGKRAGIAGEKMQELLKQMERMRVIYYFPKKRTPLLIMMEERLDQKNIRISPETYLDRKTRFKQRIEATLQYAECTTVCRSQQLLAYFGETSGKPCGLCDVCKALATVGLTAEEERQIKSAIQKLLLDQPISAEALVDSIPFSPEKSLEIIRWLLDKSMIKTDNGLLYWSDAQ
- the guaB gene encoding IMP dehydrogenase translates to MSFLNDKLVGEGLTFDDVLLVPAYSEVLPRNVDVSTRFSRNIELMAPIVSAAMDTVTESALAIAIAREGGIGVIHKNMSIEKQAAQVRAVKRAENGMIYDPITINKDSNVGDAIALMRDYKIGGIPVVDENKRLIGIVTNRDLRFQEDFKCPIIDVMTKENIITTGIETDLVRASAILQRHKIEKLPVVDENNKLVGLLTFKDITKIKDNPRASKDSKGRLRVAAGVGVTFDTMLRVDALADAQVDALVIDTAHGHTMGVVTMLKEVKAKYPNIDVVVGNIATAEAALMLAEAGADAVKVGIGPGSICTTRIIAGVGVPQLTAIYDVAKALRGKNVPIIADGGIRYSGDIVKAIAAGASTIMAGSLFAGTEESPGETIIFNGRKFKSYRGMGSVEAMQQGSKDRYFQDVEDDVSKLVPEGIAAQVPYKGTLSEVLYQLIGGLRAGMGYCGAANVTALMSARFVRITNSGILESHPHDVTITREAPNYSR
- a CDS encoding peptidylprolyl isomerase; translated protein: MIKKILVVTILTFSLAVIARSQSLDKIALKINGKPITLGEFNYLFTKNRAANAAVDSQQLADYVKLFVDYKLKVEAVLSKKMDTTSAFRSELAGYRVQLASQYLTDTTADARVLNEAYGFMQYDLRASHILVALSPGATPSDTLTAYNRTLELRAMILANAPFDSLARAFSTDPSAKSNGGDLGYFTAFRMVYPFERAAYRLSVGEVSPPVRTKFGYHIIKLTDKRKARGEVKVAHIMVLIPRTGSETDWDNGLARISSVREKIMRGADFGQLAAEVSDDKGTAQSGGVLPQFGIGRILPTFADGAFALTTIGEVSMPIRSQAGWHLIKLLEKHPVGSFSDVKGELKEKISRDERILAGQTSFVATLKKKYGYKMNQQNIDAVANLLDTTFSVGKWSAEAALKMKKIVFAFANQKVSQYQFAQYLQTKQGQPIEDAKLFANEALIGLSAEKLLAYQSEKLEKTYPNFRFLMNEYHDGILLFDISDKTVWSKASKDSSGLVAFYERNKANYLRPLIANAAVAIFSDSTTAMYAKADLMEMDLNSMVLDSLKGLMLNKYQATNFSSGSYNPSDHQLISKVIPLVPGIHFLETGNQTSCLIIVKSVEKDYVPALDEIRGVVISGYQDELDHLWVKQLRLQYPVVVNWAVISTLVKK
- a CDS encoding peptidylprolyl isomerase, which codes for MNKVTKVLVSSCFALALLSTAAIAVAQKVSVDQVVAVVGSDAILLSEIEQEVMQMRAEGLPVNETSRCTILENMMIQKILLNQARIDSIIPNMAQVESQLEQRLAFFSNQLGSQKAVEEYFKKSIYDIKADLKESLRDQIQTQQMQSKVSEKVTITPSEVKAFYKQMPSDSLPMINQQYEILQIVKTPSAASQAKFNVKEKLLELRQRIVDGEKFSSLAILYSEDPGSARRGGELGFRSRGELVKPFADAGFNLKPGQVSQIVESEYGYHIIQLIEKKDDKVNVRHILMKVKFAPGEEMEAIRSLDSIATAIRHDSITFARAAMKYSDDKNTKVNGGLLVNSQAGSSKFEKDQLMPADYFALKELKEGEISSAFESRDETANVVYKIVSVKRILPAHKANIKDDYDVIQGIALRKLQQEFFLKWLDQKKKGMFIRIDPQFAKCDFKGEGWVK